The proteins below come from a single Gemmatimonadaceae bacterium genomic window:
- a CDS encoding alpha/beta fold hydrolase: MTPARALFLALFLSLSALALVRSRNPERQDMDAAARAAAPGAFFSLGDGSTHYRLDGPDSGARVLLAHGFSVPSYIWDSTATALAGAGFRVARYDYYGRGWSDRPDIAYDPDLYDRQLSQVLDSLGWTEPVHLMGLSFGGPVTAAFTARHPERVRSLTLVDPAAGQGGDVPWYFRLPAVGPVLWQGLAVPTMADGQRSDFVEPAGWPDWPDRYRQQLQYKGFGRALLRTLRATAGVSRDSIFAGVGRVKTPTLLIWGHEDQTVPIALANGVRAAIPQVEFHAIDRAGHLPHMERTDVVNPLLITFLRAHTPAITDSATTPIR; the protein is encoded by the coding sequence ATGACTCCGGCCCGCGCTTTGTTCCTCGCGCTTTTCCTGTCCCTTTCCGCCCTGGCGCTCGTGCGCTCCCGCAATCCGGAGCGGCAGGATATGGACGCAGCCGCGCGCGCCGCAGCGCCAGGGGCGTTCTTCTCGTTAGGTGACGGGTCCACGCACTACCGGCTCGACGGGCCCGACTCGGGAGCGCGCGTCCTCCTGGCGCACGGCTTCTCCGTGCCTTCGTACATCTGGGACTCCACGGCGACAGCGCTCGCCGGTGCCGGATTCCGCGTAGCCCGCTACGACTACTATGGCCGCGGATGGTCCGATCGGCCCGACATCGCCTACGATCCCGACCTCTACGACCGACAGCTCTCGCAGGTCCTGGATTCGCTGGGCTGGACCGAGCCCGTGCACCTCATGGGGCTTTCCTTCGGTGGCCCGGTGACCGCGGCGTTCACGGCGCGGCACCCGGAACGTGTACGGTCACTCACGCTCGTCGACCCGGCGGCAGGGCAGGGAGGCGACGTCCCCTGGTACTTTCGGCTCCCCGCTGTTGGCCCTGTGCTGTGGCAGGGCCTGGCGGTTCCGACCATGGCCGACGGTCAGCGTTCGGATTTCGTGGAACCGGCCGGGTGGCCAGACTGGCCTGATCGCTATCGCCAGCAGCTCCAGTACAAAGGCTTTGGCCGAGCGTTGCTCCGAACGCTGAGGGCAACGGCGGGCGTGTCGCGCGACTCGATCTTTGCGGGCGTCGGGCGCGTGAAGACACCAACGCTGCTCATCTGGGGCCACGAAGATCAGACGGTGCCGATCGCGCTCGCCAACGGCGTGCGCGCGGCGATTCCCCAGGTGGAGTTCCATGCGATCGATCGCGCAGGCCACCTGCCGCACATGGAGCGAACCGACGTCGTCAACCCGTTGCTCATCACCTTCCTCCGCGCCCACACGCCGGCAATCACCGACAGCGCGACCACGCCGATTCGATGA
- a CDS encoding sigma-70 family RNA polymerase sigma factor, producing MTAEGAGAESPPGGRPPEDEDTDAARQRLDAMFNLAYHELHRLAGILQHSPNATLGPTALVNEAWLKLSAYPDFQWESPLHFRRIAARAMRQVLVEAARNRGADKRGGPDRELVTLEPDMAATAMTADAILSLNEALETLATVSPRQVRLIELRYFAGLEVAEAAEVLGVSEATAQREWRAGKAWLAHRLSDHD from the coding sequence GTGACAGCCGAAGGGGCCGGCGCCGAGTCGCCGCCGGGAGGTCGCCCACCCGAGGACGAGGACACCGACGCGGCGCGACAGCGCCTCGATGCGATGTTCAACCTCGCCTACCACGAACTCCATCGGCTCGCCGGGATCCTCCAGCATTCGCCGAACGCGACCCTGGGCCCCACGGCACTCGTCAACGAGGCGTGGCTCAAGCTCTCCGCCTACCCCGACTTCCAGTGGGAGTCTCCGCTGCATTTTCGGCGCATCGCGGCGCGCGCCATGCGACAGGTGCTCGTGGAGGCCGCCCGCAACCGCGGTGCGGACAAGCGCGGGGGTCCGGATCGCGAACTGGTGACCCTCGAGCCCGACATGGCGGCGACGGCGATGACAGCCGATGCGATCCTTTCACTTAATGAAGCATTGGAGACACTCGCCACGGTGAGCCCAAGGCAGGTCCGCCTCATCGAACTCCGCTACTTCGCGGGACTCGAGGTCGCGGAAGCTGCCGAGGTGCTCGGCGTGTCCGAGGCGACGGCACAGCGTGAGTGGCGAGCAGGCAAGGCCTGGTTGGCCCATCGTCTATCCGACCACGACTGA
- a CDS encoding tetratricopeptide repeat protein — MALTARDWTNIQEAFHQLADLSLTEQAATLDALARESPEVADVVRGMLAADGSGATLLDRGVAIAATDLLRSTDQLPPRRFGPYRIERLLGEGGMGVVYLGHRDDLDAHAAIKILANAWLSPARRERFRSETQALALLQHPSIARLLDADHLGDGTPWFAMEYVEGVPITTWVQARALDADTILRLFLEVCDAVQHAHERAVIHRDIKPSNVLVTHDGRVKLLDFGIAKRFRDVPASDTRSRTAYRMLTPQYAAPEQFTGGAVGVSVDVYAMGMLLFELIAGSRPYDIDEATPDPVAAIRAAWPRAVRTSLTRPMDLPSSSWTDLDALLSTALAPDAADRYRSVEAFRADIVRYLEHQPLTARTATLGYRARKFLRRRWRGTLASAAAVGAAATGLLFHTRALEAARDVAIAEASRTTRQQQFLVNLFQGGPQGVVAGDSLRLATVVQNGIREARGLAHDPRTQVELLGTLGIISEQIGHFAEADSLFLQAIAGSERLRGPNDPETIRSRIRRAAVLTRLNKTDSAEAMLTSLAALAERYAPADHPAIAEVNEQLGKLLGEAGKVTEAVPYLERAVAQRKRADTASREYADALRELGNAAAYGGQRVRADSLWRVALPIIERLYGSAHPNTGFLLTNLGTIASMSGNLEVAERDLRRGAEISAGWFGPHNWLTAGARMPLGQTLIRRGKFAEAATVLREVIDDESRDAQLGPDHPSVSLARNALGHALLGLNDRAGARAAFGEAAVRLRATLGPTHMNTLLNEASLARVLMDEGRPDTAITILRGVIARAVPQYGVAHPEIAGFRLRLGRALLLAHKPREAIEVTEAGLRVVDSAMVGRTEDTRVAIGVLADAWAVLGDTARAARIRSGVRR, encoded by the coding sequence GTGGCGCTCACAGCGCGTGATTGGACGAACATTCAGGAGGCCTTCCACCAGCTCGCCGACCTGTCGCTGACCGAGCAGGCCGCGACGCTCGACGCGCTGGCGCGCGAGTCGCCGGAGGTCGCCGACGTCGTGCGCGGCATGCTCGCGGCGGACGGTTCGGGCGCCACGCTCCTCGATCGCGGGGTCGCCATCGCCGCCACCGACCTCCTGCGATCGACCGATCAGCTGCCTCCACGCCGTTTTGGGCCGTATCGCATCGAGCGCCTGCTGGGCGAGGGTGGCATGGGCGTGGTGTACCTGGGGCACCGCGACGACCTCGACGCCCATGCCGCAATCAAGATCCTCGCCAACGCGTGGCTCTCCCCGGCCCGTCGCGAGCGATTCCGGTCGGAGACGCAGGCCCTGGCGCTGCTGCAGCATCCGTCGATCGCGCGGCTCCTGGATGCCGACCACCTCGGTGACGGCACGCCGTGGTTTGCCATGGAGTATGTGGAGGGTGTTCCGATCACGACGTGGGTGCAGGCCCGTGCCCTCGATGCCGACACGATTCTGCGCCTGTTCCTCGAGGTCTGCGATGCGGTGCAGCACGCCCATGAGCGCGCGGTGATCCATCGTGACATCAAGCCGTCGAACGTGCTGGTGACCCACGACGGCCGCGTGAAACTCCTCGACTTCGGCATCGCCAAGCGGTTCCGCGACGTGCCAGCCTCCGACACGCGATCGCGCACCGCCTATCGCATGCTCACGCCGCAATACGCCGCGCCGGAGCAATTCACCGGTGGGGCCGTCGGCGTGAGCGTGGACGTGTACGCCATGGGCATGCTGCTCTTCGAGCTGATCGCCGGTTCTCGCCCGTACGACATCGACGAAGCCACCCCCGACCCCGTCGCGGCGATCCGGGCCGCATGGCCACGAGCGGTGCGAACGTCGCTCACACGCCCGATGGACCTGCCTTCGTCGTCGTGGACGGACCTCGACGCGTTGCTCTCGACGGCGCTCGCTCCCGATGCCGCCGATCGCTATCGCAGCGTCGAGGCGTTTCGTGCCGACATCGTGCGGTACCTCGAGCACCAACCGCTGACCGCGCGAACGGCAACGCTCGGCTACCGGGCGCGCAAGTTTCTTCGCCGGCGTTGGCGCGGCACCCTCGCCTCCGCGGCCGCGGTCGGAGCGGCGGCAACGGGTCTCCTCTTCCACACCAGAGCCCTCGAAGCCGCGCGCGACGTGGCAATCGCCGAGGCGTCGCGTACCACGCGGCAGCAGCAGTTCCTCGTCAACCTGTTCCAGGGTGGGCCGCAGGGCGTCGTGGCTGGCGACAGCCTGCGCCTGGCCACCGTGGTCCAGAACGGTATCCGCGAGGCGCGTGGTCTCGCTCACGACCCGCGGACCCAGGTGGAGCTGCTCGGGACGCTCGGCATCATCAGCGAACAGATCGGGCATTTCGCCGAGGCCGACTCGCTCTTTCTGCAAGCCATCGCCGGCTCCGAACGCCTGCGCGGCCCAAACGATCCGGAGACTATTCGATCGCGCATTCGTCGGGCCGCGGTGCTCACGCGGCTCAACAAGACCGACAGCGCCGAGGCCATGCTCACGAGCCTTGCCGCGCTGGCCGAGCGCTACGCCCCGGCCGATCATCCGGCGATCGCCGAGGTGAACGAACAGCTGGGCAAGCTGCTGGGCGAGGCCGGAAAGGTCACCGAGGCCGTGCCGTATCTCGAGCGCGCCGTGGCGCAGCGAAAGCGCGCCGACACCGCGTCGCGTGAATACGCTGATGCGCTGCGGGAACTGGGCAACGCCGCCGCGTACGGTGGCCAGCGCGTGCGCGCCGATTCGCTCTGGCGCGTGGCGCTGCCGATCATCGAGCGCCTGTACGGCTCGGCGCACCCCAACACCGGGTTCCTGCTGACCAACCTCGGGACCATCGCGTCGATGAGTGGCAACCTCGAGGTGGCGGAACGCGACCTGCGGCGCGGCGCGGAGATCAGCGCCGGATGGTTCGGGCCGCACAACTGGCTCACCGCCGGCGCGCGCATGCCGCTCGGCCAGACCCTGATCCGCCGGGGGAAATTCGCCGAAGCGGCGACCGTCCTTCGCGAAGTGATCGACGACGAGAGCCGCGACGCACAGCTGGGCCCGGATCATCCGTCGGTGAGCCTGGCACGGAACGCGTTGGGCCACGCGCTGCTCGGGCTGAACGATCGCGCGGGCGCACGCGCGGCATTTGGCGAGGCGGCGGTGCGCCTGCGCGCGACGCTTGGCCCGACGCACATGAACACGCTGCTCAACGAAGCCAGCCTGGCCCGCGTGCTGATGGACGAAGGGCGTCCCGACACCGCCATCACGATCCTGCGCGGCGTGATCGCACGCGCGGTCCCGCAGTATGGCGTGGCCCACCCGGAGATCGCGGGGTTCCGGCTGCGACTGGGTCGCGCCCTCTTGCTGGCGCACAAACCGCGCGAAGCGATCGAGGTCACGGAGGCGGGCCTGCGGGTCGTCGATTCGGCGATGGTGGGGCGGACCGAAGACACGCGCGTCGCGATCGGCGTGTTGGCGGACGCGTGGGCCGTGCTTGGCGACACCGCGCGTGCGGCTCGCATTCGGTCCGGCGTCCGCCGGTAA
- a CDS encoding helix-turn-helix domain-containing protein — translation MGSSQADGVSQSAFAQQLGFSFPRVNEVINARRSMTPDTALQIAQVTG, via the coding sequence TTGGGGAGTTCTCAGGCCGATGGGGTCTCGCAGTCGGCGTTCGCCCAACAGCTCGGCTTCTCGTTTCCACGAGTGAACGAGGTCATCAATGCCAGGCGCAGCATGACGCCTGACACGGCGTTGCAGATCGCGCAGGTGACGGGATGA
- the mazF gene encoding endoribonuclease MazF, translated as MRATTPRQRGAFVPDRGDAVWLEFDPQAGHEQAGRRPALVLSPASYNARVGLALVCPITSNVKGYPFEVVLPTSGRLRGAVLADQVKSLDWRMRRAQRIARVPADIMAKVLARIEALLRG; from the coding sequence GTGAGGGCCACGACACCGCGACAACGCGGCGCGTTCGTGCCTGACCGAGGCGACGCGGTGTGGCTTGAGTTCGATCCACAGGCCGGGCACGAACAGGCCGGTCGTCGACCGGCGCTCGTCTTGTCCCCTGCGTCGTACAACGCGCGCGTCGGGTTGGCGCTGGTGTGTCCGATCACCTCGAACGTGAAGGGGTATCCGTTCGAAGTCGTGCTCCCGACCTCCGGTCGACTGCGCGGCGCCGTCCTCGCTGATCAGGTCAAGTCGCTCGACTGGCGCATGCGGCGCGCTCAGCGCATCGCTCGCGTTCCAGCCGATATCATGGCGAAAGTACTCGCGCGTATTGAGGCGCTGCTGCGTGGCTGA
- a CDS encoding AbrB/MazE/SpoVT family DNA-binding domain-containing protein gives MRVAIRKWGNSLAVRLPVAAVRVMAVSDGSEVELALDGQQLLIRRVDPSASLGALLAGVTPENLHGEVSTGRPRGHEVW, from the coding sequence ATGCGCGTCGCAATTCGGAAGTGGGGCAACAGCCTGGCCGTGCGGTTGCCCGTCGCGGCAGTCCGCGTCATGGCGGTGAGCGACGGATCGGAAGTCGAGCTTGCCCTCGACGGCCAGCAACTCCTCATCCGGCGGGTCGATCCTTCGGCATCACTGGGGGCATTGCTCGCGGGCGTGACGCCTGAGAACCTGCACGGCGAGGTGTCGACGGGCCGGCCGCGGGGGCATGAAGTGTGGTGA
- a CDS encoding arylamine N-acetyltransferase, translating to MTTGARALDTPGPPALEPDQLERYLARIGYAGSRAPTLETLRALHRAHLLTIPYENLDIHLGRSLTVDPRVNVGKLCGTRGGWCYEMNGVFGAVLRTLGFDVHLLSGAVGREHRGDAAEANHLVLRVNLGQPWIADVGFGDAFLEPLPLAPGTYRQDFLVYRVALDGERWTVFNHEHGGADAFDFTLAPRTLGHFAAKCLDLSTSADSVFVQHLVLQRFVSAGLVTLRGAVLRHVRASGVDERTIENGDAWARAVEEEFGVVVPGVEALWDGVRARHLAWLASRQSLPDDAPARPSSA from the coding sequence GTGACGACGGGCGCACGGGCGCTCGACACGCCAGGGCCGCCAGCGCTCGAGCCCGACCAGCTCGAGCGCTACCTCGCACGCATCGGGTACGCGGGCTCGCGCGCGCCGACGCTGGAGACGCTGCGCGCCCTCCATCGCGCCCACCTGCTCACGATTCCCTACGAAAACCTCGACATTCACCTCGGCCGATCGCTCACGGTTGATCCACGCGTGAACGTCGGGAAGCTCTGCGGCACACGTGGAGGCTGGTGCTACGAGATGAACGGCGTGTTTGGGGCGGTACTTCGAACCCTGGGCTTCGACGTCCATCTCCTGTCCGGCGCGGTGGGTCGTGAACACCGGGGTGACGCGGCCGAGGCCAACCACCTCGTTCTGCGCGTGAACCTCGGGCAGCCATGGATCGCGGATGTGGGGTTCGGCGACGCGTTCCTGGAGCCGCTGCCGCTGGCGCCGGGAACCTACCGGCAGGACTTCCTCGTGTATCGTGTGGCGCTCGACGGTGAACGGTGGACCGTGTTCAACCACGAGCACGGAGGGGCCGACGCGTTCGATTTCACGCTGGCGCCGCGGACCCTCGGTCATTTCGCGGCGAAGTGCCTCGACCTCTCGACGAGCGCGGACTCGGTGTTCGTGCAGCACCTGGTCCTGCAGCGTTTCGTTTCCGCCGGACTCGTCACGTTGCGTGGCGCTGTCCTTCGGCACGTTCGCGCGTCCGGCGTGGACGAACGAACGATCGAAAACGGCGACGCATGGGCGCGCGCAGTCGAGGAGGAGTTTGGTGTCGTCGTGCCCGGCGTGGAGGCGCTCTGGGACGGCGTGCGCGCGCGACACCTGGCCTGGCTCGCCTCGCGCCAGTCACTGCCTGACGACGCGCCCGCTCGTCCGTCGTCGGCCTGA
- a CDS encoding LLM class flavin-dependent oxidoreductase, producing MELGIYTFAVNSPDPVTGVQLSDEQRMQDLMEEAELADQVGLDVFGIGEHHRPDFIASTPAVLLAAVAARTRRLRLTSAVTVLSSDDPVRVFQEFATVDLLSHGRAEIMAGRGSFTESFPLFGYDLGDYDALFAEKLALLLELRKAPYVTWRGRHRAAIERRGVYPRPVQDPLPVWIAVGGTPESVVRAGTLGLPLAVAIIGGAPARFTDLVDLYRETGRESGHEPATLKVSINAHGFIADTSQAAADAAWPPYLDTMGRIGRERGWPPPSRQRFEAERSPHGAILVGSPQEVIDKILYYHELFRMDRFLLQFSVGSMPHASMMRAIELFGTQVAPVVRRELGVVATGA from the coding sequence ATGGAACTCGGCATCTATACGTTCGCCGTCAACAGTCCCGATCCGGTCACCGGCGTGCAGCTCAGCGACGAGCAGCGCATGCAGGATCTCATGGAAGAAGCCGAGCTCGCCGACCAGGTCGGGCTCGACGTCTTCGGCATCGGCGAACACCACCGGCCGGACTTCATCGCCTCCACGCCGGCCGTGCTCCTTGCGGCGGTCGCGGCGCGCACCAGGCGTCTGCGCCTGACGAGTGCGGTGACGGTGCTCAGTTCCGACGACCCGGTGCGCGTCTTCCAGGAGTTTGCCACGGTCGACCTGCTGTCGCACGGCCGCGCCGAGATCATGGCGGGCCGCGGATCGTTCACCGAGTCGTTTCCGCTCTTTGGGTACGACCTCGGCGACTATGATGCGCTCTTTGCCGAAAAGCTTGCGCTGCTGCTCGAGCTGCGGAAAGCGCCGTATGTCACGTGGCGTGGCCGGCATCGTGCTGCCATCGAGCGCCGGGGCGTCTACCCGCGGCCGGTGCAGGATCCGCTCCCGGTGTGGATCGCGGTTGGAGGTACGCCGGAGTCGGTGGTTCGCGCCGGAACGCTTGGGCTGCCGCTGGCGGTGGCCATCATTGGCGGCGCGCCGGCGCGGTTCACCGACCTCGTCGACCTGTACCGCGAAACCGGGCGGGAGTCCGGGCACGAACCGGCGACCCTCAAGGTCTCGATCAACGCGCACGGGTTCATCGCCGACACGTCGCAGGCCGCGGCCGATGCGGCTTGGCCACCGTATCTCGACACGATGGGCCGCATCGGGCGTGAGCGGGGCTGGCCACCGCCGTCGAGACAACGCTTCGAGGCCGAGCGCTCACCGCACGGCGCGATTCTGGTGGGGAGCCCGCAGGAAGTGATCGACAAGATCCTGTACTACCATGAGCTGTTCCGCATGGACCGCTTTCTCCTGCAGTTCAGCGTTGGGTCGATGCCGCACGCCTCGATGATGCGCGCGATCGAACTGTTCGGAACGCAGGTGGCGCCCGTCGTCCGCCGCGAGCTGGGCGTCGTCGCCACCGGCGCGTGA
- a CDS encoding alpha/beta fold hydrolase, which translates to MSARERFAAWRRSLPRAPRLSNHRITARGLEFAVFMTPAVNGATPLACVNGGLIYGHRLLWPALSPLAERRQLIFWDQRGRGESQAPPGPRAARIEHDAGDVAALREAIGLRQWDLLGHSWGGGIAMLGAERDRTGVRRLVLVDSVGPTSSWLPHLHDAALQRLSPSDRVLLQRLNPADLTEPSPGVHSAYSRAIYPAWFGDADLAQLFAPPRSESATGSAVAARLRREGYDWRALVRGLQVASLVLHGERDLLPPSVARELVALIPGSRLELIPGAGHMPFWESPERFFSAVSQFLDLPAA; encoded by the coding sequence GTGTCTGCTCGTGAACGTTTCGCCGCCTGGCGGCGCTCCCTTCCCCGCGCGCCCAGGCTCTCGAACCATCGCATCACGGCGCGTGGACTCGAGTTCGCGGTCTTCATGACGCCGGCGGTGAACGGCGCAACACCGCTCGCCTGCGTGAACGGAGGGCTCATCTATGGCCACCGGTTGCTCTGGCCGGCCCTTTCGCCACTCGCTGAACGGCGCCAACTGATCTTCTGGGACCAGCGAGGACGCGGCGAATCGCAGGCACCGCCGGGACCACGGGCTGCACGCATCGAACACGACGCCGGTGACGTCGCTGCCCTCCGCGAAGCCATCGGGCTTCGGCAGTGGGACCTGCTCGGCCACTCCTGGGGCGGCGGCATCGCTATGCTTGGCGCCGAACGCGACCGCACCGGCGTCCGGCGACTCGTCCTGGTCGATTCGGTCGGACCGACCTCGTCATGGCTGCCCCACCTGCACGATGCCGCGCTGCAACGCCTCAGTCCTTCTGACCGGGTGCTGTTGCAGCGCCTCAACCCGGCAGACCTGACGGAGCCGTCGCCCGGCGTGCATTCCGCGTATTCCCGTGCGATATACCCCGCCTGGTTCGGTGACGCAGATCTCGCTCAACTCTTTGCGCCACCGCGCAGTGAGAGCGCCACCGGGTCAGCGGTTGCCGCCCGGCTGCGTCGCGAGGGATACGACTGGCGGGCATTGGTACGTGGCCTGCAAGTGGCTAGTCTCGTCCTCCATGGGGAGAGAGATCTGCTCCCCCCATCGGTCGCACGTGAGCTGGTGGCGCTGATCCCGGGCTCTCGGCTCGAACTGATCCCCGGTGCGGGCCACATGCCGTTCTGGGAGTCGCCTGAACGCTTCTTTTCCGCTGTCTCGCAGTTCCTCGACTTACCTGCCGCCTGA
- a CDS encoding matrixin family metalloprotease, whose product MKRLDLAVATALAGLAAFVGAQAFVTRQAHAERSHNGEPVVSEGSNAVASAPTRRAVRRSADDDPNAEDVRRRIELASPNTYIGEVLASHDSALARWPERRTDPLRVWIQPVARIRNWSPTSLQLVRDAFLEWGETGVPINFTFVLDSASANVHVTWVDRFREPISGKTLWTHDERWYILEANVTIAVHHQGGDALDRAATRAIALHEVGHLLGLDHASDSTSIMAPRVRVKELSPADRATVQLLYSLPPGRVGKRRA is encoded by the coding sequence ATGAAGCGCCTCGATCTCGCCGTGGCTACCGCGCTCGCCGGCCTTGCCGCATTCGTGGGTGCGCAGGCGTTCGTCACGCGACAGGCGCACGCCGAGCGGTCGCACAACGGCGAGCCGGTGGTGAGCGAGGGATCGAACGCGGTGGCATCGGCGCCAACGCGGCGCGCCGTGCGGCGATCGGCAGACGACGACCCCAATGCCGAAGACGTGCGTCGTCGCATCGAACTCGCATCGCCGAACACCTACATCGGCGAGGTGCTCGCGTCACACGACTCCGCGCTCGCGCGCTGGCCCGAACGTCGCACCGATCCGCTGCGCGTCTGGATCCAGCCGGTGGCCCGCATCCGCAACTGGTCACCTACCTCGCTGCAGCTCGTGCGTGATGCGTTCCTCGAGTGGGGCGAGACCGGCGTGCCGATCAACTTTACCTTCGTGCTCGATTCGGCGTCGGCCAACGTCCACGTGACCTGGGTCGATCGTTTCCGTGAGCCGATCAGCGGCAAGACGTTGTGGACGCACGACGAGCGATGGTACATCCTCGAGGCCAACGTGACGATCGCGGTCCACCATCAGGGCGGTGACGCGCTCGATCGGGCGGCCACCAGAGCCATCGCGCTGCACGAGGTCGGGCACCTGCTCGGACTCGATCATGCGAGCGACTCCACGAGCATCATGGCGCCGCGGGTTCGCGTGAAGGAGCTGTCGCCGGCCGACCGCGCCACGGTTCAGTTGCTCTACTCCCTTCCGCCAGGCCGCGTCGGCAAGCGACGCGCGTAA
- a CDS encoding PDZ domain-containing protein codes for MTRPTRRRRAAARVEPAWRWSVLLAAAAVAAPVHASAQQDSVVRVVRAVTPFEVQVERLARELVSKRNRALVLATTRQQLQVSLRSPELAELSRGQVSTRLRMVEDQLASLEVARIDLRRQLQELCAPSRQPDGWIGITFQSNFVVDLRPDGVQQTHFHGYPAIESIEPGSPAEKGGVRRGDVLLTLAGRDLQDAAVVFQELLKPGARLPLRLRRGLETKTMVVTIEPRPSDFQPTCVWEDDLIASALGLAPRGNVRIQMVPAGSSGQTRAQAYRFETSTNDAPRVVVRVPEDSTRRSLLVFDRPITTDWAGAQFATLNSGLAGVTGVERGVFVVDVALRSPASISGLRGGDVVVGANGRPVTTPSELRDAMETAAASRELRLQVVRLGKAETIMLRW; via the coding sequence ATGACGCGTCCGACCAGGCGACGGCGCGCAGCGGCGCGGGTGGAACCCGCGTGGCGGTGGAGCGTGCTCCTCGCGGCCGCGGCGGTCGCCGCGCCCGTACACGCCAGCGCCCAGCAGGACTCCGTGGTGCGCGTGGTCCGCGCCGTCACGCCGTTCGAGGTGCAGGTCGAGCGCCTAGCGCGCGAACTGGTGTCCAAGCGTAACCGGGCCCTCGTGCTCGCTACCACTCGGCAGCAGCTCCAGGTGTCGCTCCGCTCGCCCGAGCTCGCAGAGCTGAGCCGTGGCCAGGTGAGCACGCGGCTCCGCATGGTCGAGGATCAGCTGGCATCGCTCGAGGTCGCACGCATCGATCTTCGGCGCCAGCTGCAGGAACTCTGTGCCCCCAGTCGGCAGCCCGACGGTTGGATCGGCATCACCTTCCAGAGCAACTTCGTCGTGGACCTGCGTCCCGATGGCGTACAGCAGACGCATTTCCACGGCTACCCGGCGATCGAGTCGATCGAGCCGGGCTCGCCGGCGGAGAAGGGAGGCGTACGGCGCGGTGATGTGCTCCTGACGCTGGCCGGTCGCGATCTGCAGGACGCCGCCGTCGTCTTCCAGGAGCTGCTCAAGCCCGGGGCCCGGCTGCCGCTGCGGCTGCGTCGTGGGCTCGAGACGAAGACCATGGTCGTGACGATCGAACCCAGGCCGTCGGACTTCCAGCCCACGTGTGTCTGGGAGGACGACCTCATTGCCTCGGCGCTTGGCCTGGCTCCGCGGGGCAACGTGCGCATCCAGATGGTGCCGGCCGGAAGCAGCGGCCAGACCCGTGCCCAGGCCTACCGCTTCGAAACCAGCACGAACGATGCGCCGCGCGTCGTCGTCCGCGTGCCGGAGGATTCGACGAGGCGCTCGCTGCTGGTGTTCGATCGGCCGATCACCACGGATTGGGCGGGGGCGCAGTTCGCCACGCTCAACAGCGGGCTTGCCGGCGTGACCGGCGTCGAGCGCGGGGTGTTCGTGGTGGACGTTGCCCTGCGATCACCGGCCTCGATCTCCGGACTGCGTGGCGGCGATGTCGTCGTTGGCGCCAATGGCCGACCCGTGACCACGCCGTCGGAGCTGCGCGACGCGATGGAAACAGCGGCGGCCTCGCGCGAGCTGCGCCTGCAGGTCGTGCGTCTCGGAAAGGCGGAGACCATCATGCTCCGCTGGTGA
- a CDS encoding sigma-70 family RNA polymerase sigma factor has translation MASDQDLIQRAIDGDERAMRRLWSTHAPHIDAVVRRLVGDADQAADIAQEVWIQIFRALPTYRGESQFGTWAHRIAVNRTLNALRRTRRLEKIETDLGEETASVEPSSDGTFVMETIQDATARLSPGARTVFVMHDIEGFTHEEIARELGITTGGSKSQLFKARARLRRLLAPLVDRLDTDASNDHAAPAC, from the coding sequence ATGGCATCTGATCAGGATCTCATCCAGCGCGCCATCGACGGCGATGAGCGGGCGATGCGGCGACTTTGGTCGACGCACGCGCCGCACATCGATGCCGTGGTCAGGCGCCTGGTCGGGGATGCGGATCAGGCGGCCGACATCGCGCAGGAGGTCTGGATCCAGATCTTCCGGGCCCTGCCGACGTACCGCGGCGAGTCGCAGTTCGGCACGTGGGCGCACCGCATTGCGGTCAACCGAACGCTCAATGCGCTGCGGCGCACGCGCCGGCTCGAGAAGATCGAAACAGACCTCGGGGAGGAGACGGCATCGGTGGAGCCGTCGAGCGACGGGACGTTCGTCATGGAGACGATCCAGGACGCCACCGCACGGCTCTCGCCCGGGGCCCGCACGGTGTTCGTCATGCACGACATCGAAGGATTCACGCACGAAGAGATCGCACGAGAACTGGGGATCACGACGGGAGGCTCGAAGTCGCAGTTGTTCAAGGCGCGCGCCCGGTTGCGCCGCCTGCTCGCACCTCTCGTTGATCGCCTTGACACGGACGCCTCGAATGACCACGCCGCACCCGCCTGTTGA